Proteins encoded together in one Campylobacter concisus window:
- a CDS encoding D-TA family PLP-dependent enzyme, whose translation MKIAEIDTPALLIDREIVLKNLYKMQKYADKFNVSLRPHTKTHKMPYFAKLQVERGAKGITVAKVGEAEVMAKEGLNDIFIANEIVTRQKFARIIALLISGIKVSFGVDNVGVLRLIDEVFGEAGEIARLLVEIEVGENRSGVIEEGDFRALMSAFKECKNVEFCGVFSHDGHSYKAKDKRGCEQIFRVATKRTLKFAEIAREFGYENFTVSIGSTPSLINDFEIPKGVTELRPGTYIFMDASQANAYGSFDMNAASVLATVISRPTATRTILDAGAKALTKERRSEGFCTTPGMGLIAEHEVWIDSLFDEHAIILNEKFAKSVRVGDLVRIYPNHICPVVNLYDYAYLVSGDEVCEKVPVLARGRIE comes from the coding sequence ATGAAAATAGCCGAAATAGACACCCCAGCACTGCTCATAGACAGGGAAATAGTGCTAAAAAACTTATACAAAATGCAAAAATATGCTGATAAATTTAACGTAAGCTTAAGACCACATACCAAAACGCACAAGATGCCATACTTTGCAAAACTGCAAGTAGAGCGCGGCGCAAAGGGCATCACGGTGGCAAAGGTGGGCGAGGCTGAAGTGATGGCAAAAGAGGGGCTAAATGACATCTTCATCGCAAATGAGATCGTCACAAGGCAGAAATTTGCTCGCATCATAGCTCTTTTAATATCTGGCATTAAAGTGAGCTTTGGCGTCGATAACGTGGGCGTTTTAAGGCTTATTGATGAGGTCTTTGGCGAGGCTGGCGAGATAGCTAGGCTGCTTGTCGAGATAGAAGTTGGCGAAAACCGCTCAGGCGTCATAGAAGAGGGCGATTTTAGAGCTTTGATGAGCGCTTTTAAAGAGTGTAAAAACGTGGAATTTTGTGGTGTTTTCTCGCATGATGGCCACTCATACAAGGCAAAAGATAAGCGTGGGTGCGAGCAAATTTTTAGGGTGGCAACCAAGAGGACGCTAAAATTTGCTGAAATCGCGCGTGAGTTTGGGTATGAAAATTTTACTGTTAGCATTGGCTCGACGCCCTCACTGATAAATGATTTTGAGATACCAAAAGGCGTTACGGAGCTTCGCCCTGGCACATATATATTTATGGATGCGTCGCAGGCAAATGCTTATGGTAGCTTTGATATGAACGCTGCTAGTGTGCTTGCCACGGTGATCTCAAGACCGACTGCGACCCGCACGATCCTTGATGCTGGGGCAAAGGCGCTAACCAAAGAGAGGCGCAGCGAGGGCTTTTGCACGACGCCTGGCATGGGACTCATCGCGGAGCATGAAGTGTGGATAGATAGCCTATTTGACGAGCATGCGATCATCTTAAACGAGAAATTTGCAAAAAGCGTGCGCGTGGGCGATCTCGTGCGCATCTATCCAAATCACATCTGTCCGGTGGTAAATTTGTATGACTACGCCTATCTCGTAAGCGGCGATGAGGTCTGCGAAAAGGTGCCAGTTTTGGCAAGAGGCAGGATAGAGTAG